Part of the Streptomyces europaeiscabiei genome is shown below.
TCGGGGCCATCGTCGGCGGCCGTGTCGCGGACGCGCTGGGCGCCAAGCGTGTGGTGGTCGTCGCGTTCCTGGTCGGCACGCTGAGTCTGGTCGCGATGAGCACCCGCCCGCCGACGCCGGTCATGTTCGTGCTCATGTTCATCAGCGGGTTCGGGTTCATCGGCTCGCAGATCCTCGGCAACGCGTTCATCGTGACGCGCTACCCGGACGCCCTGCGCGGCAACGGGCTCGCGTGGGCCCTGTCGATCGGCCGCTTCGGCGCGATCGCCGGCCCGTCCCTGGGCGCGTTCGTCCTCAGCTCGGGCGCCGATGTCGAGTGGGCCTTCTACGCCTTCGCCGTACCGGCACTGATCGGGGCGTTCGCGGCGGGCGCGGTACCCCGGGTGCGAGCGGTGACCACATGACGCGAGTCGTCTACGAGTCCTGGGGCCAGCGGGTCGTCTTCGGTTCGGGCACCGCTCGGGAGGACGTGGCGGCGGAGGTCGCGGGACTCGGTGCGAGCCGGGTCCTGGTGATCGCGGCCGACGGGGAGCGGGCCCTGGCCGAGGACATCTGCAAGGACGCTCCCGTAGTGGCGGTCTTCGGTGCCGTCCGTCCGCACGTGCCGGCCGATGTGGCCGAGGCCGTGCGGGCGGCCGCCCGCGACCACGACGCCGACCTGCTGCTGAGCGTCGGCGGAGGATCGACGACGGGAACGGCGAAGGCGGCGGCTCTCACCACCGGCCTGCCGATCCTCGCCGTCCCCACGACGTACGCCGGCTCCGAGGCCACCCCCGTCTGGGGCCTCACCGAGGACGGCCACAAACGCACCGGCGTCGACTCGAAGGTGCTCCCTGGCGTCGTCGTCTACGACGCCACGCTGACGCTGTCGCTGCCGACGCGGCTGTCGGTGACATCCGGCCTCAACGCGCTCGCCCACTGCGTCGACGCGTGGTGGGCCCCCCGGCACAACCCGATCAACTCCGCCCTGGCTGTCGAGGGCGTCCGTTCGCTGGCATCCGCGCTGCCGCGCGTCGTCGCCGACGGCCAGGACGTTGCGGCCCGTCGGCAGATGCTCTTCGGCACCTACCTCGCGGCCGTCGCCTTCGCGGGGGCCGGCTCCGGACTGCACCACAAGGTGTGCCACGTACTCGGCGGCGCGTACGACCTCGACCACGCCGCCCTGCACTCGGTGGTCCTGCCGCACGTGGTCGGCCTCAACCTGGCCGCGGCACCCGAGGCGGCACGGCACCTCGGCGCTGCGCTCGACGCGCCCACGGATCCCTTCGCCGCGCTGCTCGATCTCTACGCGAGCGTCGAACCCCCTTGTTCGCTCAGCGAGTTGGGGCTCCCCGAGGAGGAGCTCGACAGGGCCGCGGACCTGGTCATGGCGCAGGTGCCGGACTCCAACCCACGCAGGGTGACCCGCGACGAGATGCGCGGCCTGCTGGGGCGCGCATGGCGCGGGGACACCCCCACCGATACCCCTCCCTCGTGCGAAAGGCCAGTCCCATGACTGAACAGGAGCTGACCGACGAAGTCGTCGCGAGCTTCGGCTCCGCGAAGGACGACCGGTTCCGTGAGGTGATGCAGGCACTCGTGCGACACGCACACGCGTTCGTGCGCGAGACCGGGCTCACGGAAGCCGAATGGAGCGCGGCCATCGAGTTCCTCAACGCGGCCGGTCACATCACCACCGACACCCGCCAGGAGTTCGTCCTCCTCTCGGATGTCCTCGGCATCTCCATGCTCACCGTCGCGGTGAACGAACCGGGCCCCGACGAGTCGACGGAGTCCACGGTCCTCGGCCCGTTCTTCGTCCAGGACTCACCCCTGATCGAGTTGGGCGGCGACATCGCGGGCAGCGCGACCGGGGAGCCGTCGTGGGTCGGCGGCCGGGTCACGGACACCGACGGCAACCCCGTCCCCGGGGCCCGCGTCGAGGTGTGGGAGGCCGACGACGACGGCAACTACGACGTCCAGTACGAAGACGGCGAACTCGCGGGGCGCGCCCACCTGTTCACCGACGCCGAGGGCCGCTACCGGTTCTGGGGGCTCACCCCCACGCCGTACCCGATCCCGGACGACGGCCCGGTCGGCCGGCTCCTCGACCACGCCGGCCGCTCCCCGATGCGCGCACCTCATCTGCACTTCATGGTGACGGCACCGGGCTTCCGTCGTCTGATCACGCACATCTTCGTGGCGGGCGACCCTTGCCTGGACGCCGACTCGGTCTTCGGTGTGCGGGAGTCACTCATCCGCCCCTTCAACCGTCACGAGGCCGGAACACCGGCGCCGGACCACCGCCAGCTGGACGGCACGTGGACCTCGACGACGTTCGACATCGTCCTCAGGAAGGAGTGAGCGGACACGGGTCCGAACCGGAACCGGGACACGGGCCGCGCGGCTTGGGTCAGCGCAGTGGTTGTCGTGTCGGGTGTTGTCTCGTAAGCGACGAGGCCGTGTCGTCCGGGGGCTGGAGTGGCGTCGTCGGGTGTGGGAGCGGTGCGGCCTGCGGAACAGGTCGGTGCGGGTTTCCCGCACGTCGGCCCAGGCACTGCGGCCTTGGAAAGGCTCGCGCTTGCATGTGGCGCACAAGGACTCCGCGAGCGGACCGGCAGCCGAACGAACGGGCGAGTCGGTTGACTTCCTGTGCTTCTACCGGGCCGGACGCAGGGCCGCCCGAGCCGGGGGCCTCTACTTGACCAGCCGGAAGCCGGGGTGTCCGGCCCAGGCCCGCAGGAACTCCGCCGTTCCCAACGCCGTCCAATCCTCCGCGATCCCCAACACCCCTGGGGGGGCCGCAGGACCGTTCTCCCATATTCCGTCCGACTGTTACGACGCCCGACCATCCCGCGCGATTGCCGGTCCGCCGTGCACGAGGGCGGACGCGCGCTGATCGTCGAGATGGTCGGCATCGCAGAGTGCCGGTTCATTGCCCCGGGGCGGTGTCGGTCGGCTGGTGCGTGGCCCGGTCCGGACGGACCGAGGCGAAGGCTGTGGCGAGCTGGTCGAACAGGGGCGCTGTGGAGGGGTGGGGGTCCCGACTTGGTGTGATCGCGTAGATGCCGCGGGTCGGGGGGTCGACGAGAGACACTGTTGTGACGTCGGGCCGCAGGGCGCACGTCAGTACCCCGGGTATCAACGCGATGGCGTGGCCGGTTGCGACCAGGGCCAGCTTGCCGGGTAGATCGGCCGCGGTGAGGTCGATGCGGGCGCTGGTTCCGGCGCGGGCGGCGTGCTGGCGCAAGAGCGCTGCCGAGCCGTCGTTGTCCTCGGCCCAGGACTGGTCGGCAAGTGTCTGTATGTGTACCGGGCCACGCCCGGCCTGCGGATGGCCGACGGGCAGGACGACAACCATGGCGTCCAGCCCGAGGAACCGACGTTCGAGCCGCGACTCATTGGGCAGTCCTGGCGGTGCATCGGTGACGACGGCGATGTCGAGATCGCCGTCGATCACGCGGTTGTGCAGTTGTGCGCTCAGGCCGGGCAGCAGACTCCACCGGATGGATCCGGTTTGTCCCAGCAGGCCCCGGATGGCCTCGGGGACTACTCCCGCGGCCAGCGAGGGTGTCGCACCGACGGCCAGCGGCCGGTGGGCCGCTCCGTCACCAGCGTCCCGTACGGCACGAACGGCGCGGTCGGCCTCGTTGAGTGTGGCCAGTGCATGCCGCCGGAACACCTCGCCGACAGGCGTCGGACGCACGCCGCGCGCGTGGCGCTCCATCAGCGGCACGCCGAGCTGCCGCTCCAGTCCGGCGATCTGCCGGGAGACGGCCGACTGCGTGTGATTGAGCGCGGCAGCCGC
Proteins encoded:
- a CDS encoding maleylacetate reductase; the encoded protein is MTRVVYESWGQRVVFGSGTAREDVAAEVAGLGASRVLVIAADGERALAEDICKDAPVVAVFGAVRPHVPADVAEAVRAAARDHDADLLLSVGGGSTTGTAKAAALTTGLPILAVPTTYAGSEATPVWGLTEDGHKRTGVDSKVLPGVVVYDATLTLSLPTRLSVTSGLNALAHCVDAWWAPRHNPINSALAVEGVRSLASALPRVVADGQDVAARRQMLFGTYLAAVAFAGAGSGLHHKVCHVLGGAYDLDHAALHSVVLPHVVGLNLAAAPEAARHLGAALDAPTDPFAALLDLYASVEPPCSLSELGLPEEELDRAADLVMAQVPDSNPRRVTRDEMRGLLGRAWRGDTPTDTPPSCERPVP
- a CDS encoding dioxygenase family protein; translated protein: MTEQELTDEVVASFGSAKDDRFREVMQALVRHAHAFVRETGLTEAEWSAAIEFLNAAGHITTDTRQEFVLLSDVLGISMLTVAVNEPGPDESTESTVLGPFFVQDSPLIELGGDIAGSATGEPSWVGGRVTDTDGNPVPGARVEVWEADDDGNYDVQYEDGELAGRAHLFTDAEGRYRFWGLTPTPYPIPDDGPVGRLLDHAGRSPMRAPHLHFMVTAPGFRRLITHIFVAGDPCLDADSVFGVRESLIRPFNRHEAGTPAPDHRQLDGTWTSTTFDIVLRKE
- a CDS encoding DUF6368 family protein, with the translated sequence MLGIAEDWTALGTAEFLRAWAGHPGFRLVK
- a CDS encoding LysR family transcriptional regulator, which encodes MELTVWRTFVTVCRLGSLSAAAAALNHTQSAVSRQIAGLERQLGVPLMERHARGVRPTPVGEVFRRHALATLNEADRAVRAVRDAGDGAAHRPLAVGATPSLAAGVVPEAIRGLLGQTGSIRWSLLPGLSAQLHNRVIDGDLDIAVVTDAPPGLPNESRLERRFLGLDAMVVVLPVGHPQAGRGPVHIQTLADQSWAEDNDGSAALLRQHAARAGTSARIDLTAADLPGKLALVATGHAIALIPGVLTCALRPDVTTVSLVDPPTRGIYAITPSRDPHPSTAPLFDQLATAFASVRPDRATHQPTDTAPGQ